The Bacteroidota bacterium genome contains a region encoding:
- a CDS encoding choice-of-anchor J domain-containing protein — MSKISVWIFVLASVWSFSRADVLVNQDFSAGNPPSGWTNTVIQGTQGWIFANTLAFGSNGRYAQFDDQGLGPAVSPNEAALVSPTVSFIGRTSAVLSFDQYFPGVENTGAFVELSIDGGTTWTTLVNYELVTQGSLASPAFTRIDISAQAAGQANVRVRFRYTDGGVAGLYWIVDNVKLFADPDVGITGLVAPAYLTCSSTYSATETVTVTLTNFSAEAANLTNLPITVAVTGPNSANLTGTYTGIIPAGGSISYNMPTTMNMSIGGVYTFVASAGLGTDGYLDNNSFTTSRASRVNVYPFSENFNNSDGGWTLTAGTGGQTWQWGALPAGYAGFTGADASQGNAWRTITFANNGSSPHIVSPFFDFSTVAAGSNLALAMDFKMKIGNILNCCWGSRVVVQYELNGNGSWTDLGNNEEPGWYQPTHSGWTTGWGAPGLSGTALTATVPAWRRANTDLCGLIGQTCVRFRVWLHVAWIPNGVPAEFALDNFQIVTDGPDVGISSILAPQDSPSGSCTYNTNTIHTIRVYNKRCTPISNIPVEAKIVGPLGTQTLNETIPGPINGSDFIDYTFINGMDLSAVGSYSITTYTQLNTDVMLRGDTARRSVTVSTPFVNTFPYEADFDASDFGWLPVNVSGSGTNAWSRSASLPANYAGFSG; from the coding sequence ATGTCGAAAATTTCAGTCTGGATTTTTGTTCTTGCTTCCGTCTGGTCATTCTCCAGGGCAGATGTACTTGTTAATCAGGATTTTTCTGCCGGAAATCCCCCCAGCGGTTGGACCAACACGGTGATACAGGGCACACAGGGATGGATATTTGCCAATACCCTTGCCTTTGGCAGTAATGGTCGATACGCACAGTTTGATGATCAGGGCCTAGGGCCTGCGGTATCGCCCAACGAAGCGGCCCTGGTATCTCCCACCGTTAGCTTTATTGGCCGTACCTCTGCCGTCTTGAGCTTCGATCAGTACTTTCCGGGGGTAGAAAACACTGGAGCCTTTGTAGAGCTGAGCATAGACGGAGGAACCACCTGGACTACTTTGGTCAACTACGAGCTGGTAACCCAGGGTTCGCTCGCTTCGCCCGCTTTTACCCGCATTGACATAAGTGCGCAGGCCGCCGGACAGGCCAATGTACGCGTGCGCTTTCGCTACACCGATGGCGGCGTGGCCGGCCTGTACTGGATCGTGGATAATGTAAAACTCTTTGCCGATCCGGATGTAGGTATTACCGGCCTGGTGGCACCGGCTTACCTTACCTGTAGCAGCACCTATTCGGCCACCGAAACCGTGACCGTAACCCTTACCAACTTTAGCGCCGAGGCGGCGAACCTGACCAACCTGCCGATAACAGTGGCCGTAACCGGGCCCAATAGTGCGAATCTAACTGGAACCTATACCGGCATTATACCTGCAGGCGGTAGCATTAGCTACAATATGCCCACCACGATGAATATGTCTATTGGTGGGGTGTATACTTTTGTGGCCAGTGCAGGCCTTGGTACCGACGGATATCTGGATAACAACAGCTTCACCACCAGCCGCGCCAGTCGGGTCAATGTATATCCTTTTAGTGAGAACTTTAACAATAGCGACGGAGGCTGGACCCTGACAGCCGGCACCGGTGGCCAAACCTGGCAGTGGGGCGCACTGCCCGCAGGCTATGCAGGCTTTACCGGCGCGGATGCCAGCCAGGGCAACGCCTGGCGCACCATTACTTTTGCAAACAATGGCTCCTCACCCCATATAGTCAGCCCGTTCTTCGACTTTAGTACGGTAGCGGCAGGTTCAAACCTTGCCCTTGCCATGGACTTCAAGATGAAGATTGGCAACATCCTGAACTGCTGCTGGGGCAGCCGCGTAGTAGTGCAGTATGAGCTGAATGGCAACGGCAGCTGGACCGACTTGGGTAATAACGAAGAGCCGGGCTGGTACCAGCCCACCCACTCTGGCTGGACCACCGGCTGGGGTGCTCCTGGCTTGTCTGGTACCGCCCTTACTGCTACTGTGCCCGCCTGGCGGAGGGCTAATACAGACCTTTGTGGCCTGATCGGCCAGACCTGTGTTCGGTTTCGTGTCTGGCTGCATGTAGCCTGGATACCCAATGGCGTGCCTGCCGAGTTTGCCTTAGATAATTTCCAGATCGTAACCGATGGCCCGGATGTAGGAATTAGTAGTATTCTGGCTCCCCAGGATAGCCCAAGCGGTAGCTGTACATATAACACGAATACGATCCATACCATCCGTGTGTATAACAAACGCTGTACTCCCATCTCGAACATACCCGTCGAGGCGAAGATCGTAGGTCCCCTGGGCACCCAGACGCTGAACGAAACCATTCCCGGGCCGATAAATGGCTCTGACTTTATCGATTATACATTCATCAACGGTATGGATCTGAGTGCGGTGGGTAGTTATTCTATTACCACCTACACGCAGTTAAATACGGATGTGATGCTTAGGGGGGATACTGCCAGACGAAGCGTAACCGTATCAACACCCTTTGTCAATACGTTTCCGTACGAGGCGGACTTTGATGCCAGCGATTTTGGCTGGTTACCGGTAAATGTTTCGGGCAGTGGCACCAATGCTTGGTCACGTAGCGCCAGCCTACCCGCCAACTATGCTGGTTTTAGTGGG